The following proteins come from a genomic window of Pseudomonas hygromyciniae:
- a CDS encoding DUF4389 domain-containing protein, with the protein MNDPKAAPKYESIVLRILWMLVFALVWQVAQFILGALVVVQLIYRLIYGAPNLGLMNFGDSLSQFLAQIGRFGSFHSEQKPWPFADWPTPRAPEGEAAHSVPPAPHPVRDEEPKL; encoded by the coding sequence ATGAACGATCCCAAAGCAGCACCCAAGTATGAATCTATCGTCCTGCGCATCCTGTGGATGCTGGTGTTTGCCCTGGTCTGGCAAGTGGCGCAGTTTATCCTCGGCGCGTTGGTGGTGGTGCAGTTGATCTACCGCCTGATCTATGGCGCACCGAACCTGGGCCTGATGAACTTTGGCGACAGCCTCAGCCAGTTCCTTGCGCAGATTGGCCGTTTTGGCAGCTTCCACAGCGAGCAGAAACCCTGGCCCTTCGCCGATTGGCCAACCCCGCGCGCGCCGGAGGGCGAGGCCGCCCACAGCGTGCCGCCGGCCCCGCACCCGGTGCGCGATGAGGAGCCCAAGCTATGA
- the sixA gene encoding phosphohistidine phosphatase SixA encodes MKLWVLRHGEAESHAPSDAQRNLTERGRDEVLRSAAHLIDQPISAIIASPYVRAQQTAELVRTALGVVPEIRTVPWLTPDSNPQQVLEKLDTDDTVLLVSHQPLVGNLISFLQHGHQRQPQPMHTASLAELEGDFPLAGLMSLNSVKNP; translated from the coding sequence ATGAAGCTGTGGGTATTGCGCCACGGTGAAGCCGAGTCCCATGCGCCCAGCGACGCCCAACGCAACCTCACCGAACGTGGTCGCGATGAGGTGCTGCGCAGCGCCGCACACCTGATCGACCAGCCCATCAGTGCGATCATCGCCAGCCCCTATGTGCGGGCGCAGCAGACCGCAGAGTTGGTGCGCACGGCGTTGGGCGTTGTGCCAGAGATCCGTACCGTGCCGTGGCTGACGCCTGACAGCAATCCCCAGCAAGTGCTGGAAAAGCTCGACACCGATGACACGGTGCTGCTGGTCAGCCATCAACCGTTGGTGGGCAACCTGATCAGCTTTCTGCAGCACGGGCACCAGCGCCAGCCGCAACCGATGCACACCGCCAGCCTGGCAGAGCTGGAAGGGGACTTTCCGTTGGCGGGGCTGATGAGCCTCAACAGCGTCAAAAACCCCTGA